The Cervus canadensis isolate Bull #8, Minnesota chromosome X, ASM1932006v1, whole genome shotgun sequence genome contains a region encoding:
- the P2RY4 gene encoding P2Y purinoceptor 4 isoform X3: protein MASTESLLFTTLGAHSDPDNSEMELDCQFNEEFKFFLLPVTYAVVFLLGLGLNALTIWLFLFRLRPWDATATYMFHLALSDTLYVLSLPTLVYYYAARNHWPFGTGLCKFIRFLFYWNLYCSVLFLTCISVHRYLGICHPLRALRWGRPRLAGLLCLAVWLVVAGCLVPNLFFVTTSPKGDTILCHDTTRPEEFDHYVHFSSAVMGLLFGVPCLVTLVCYGRMAQRLYRPLPGATQSSSRLRSLRTIAVVLTVFAICFVPFHITRTIYYLARLLEADCRVLNIVNLVYKVTRPLASANSCLDPVLYLLTGEKYRRQLQRLCRGRRPQPSRTASSLVLVSLPKDSSCRWTAASQDSGCPTPWADSL, encoded by the coding sequence ATGGCCAGTACAGAGTCCTTGCTGTTCACAACCTTAGGCGCCCACTCAGATCCTGACAACAGTGAGATGGAACTGGACTGCCAGTTTAACGAGGAGTTCAAGTTCTTCCTGCTGCCTGTGACCTATGCAGTTGTCTTCCTGCTGGGCCTCGGCCTCAACGCCCTGACCATCTGGCTCTTCCTCTTTCGCCTCCGACCATGGGATGCAACAGCCACCTACATGTTCCACTTAGCCCTGTCAGATACTTTGTATGTCCTATCACTGCCCACTCTTGTCTACTATTATGCAGCCCGCAACCACTGGCCCTTTGGCACTGGGCTCTGCAAGTTCATCCGTTTTCTCTTCTATTGGAACCTCTACTGCAGTGTTCTTTTCCTCACCTGCATTAGTGTGCACCGCTACCTGGGCATCTGCCACCCACTGCGGGCGCTGCGCTGGGGCCGCCCACGCCTTGCTGGCCTTCTCTGCCTGGCAGTTTGGTTGGTCGTAGCTGGCTGTCTCGTGCCCAACCTGTTCTTCGTCACCACGAGTCCCAAGGGGGACACCATCTTGTGCCACGACACCACTCGGCCTGAGGAATTTGACCATTATGTGCACTTCAGTTCGGCAGTCATGGGGCTTCTCTTTGGTGTGCCCTGCCTGGTCACTCTTGTCTGCTATGGACGCATGGCCCAGCGCCTGTATCGGCCCTTGCCAGGGGCCACCCAGTCATCTTCCCGTCTGCGCTCTCTGCGTACCATTGCTGTGGTGCTGACTGTCTTTGCTATCTGCTTTGTGCCTTTCCACATCACCCGCACAATTTATTACTTGGCAAGGCTGTTGGAAGCTGACTGCAGGGTGCTGAACATTGTCAACTTGGTCTACAAAGTGACTCGGCCTCTGGCCAGTGCCAATAGCTGCCTGGATCCTGTGCTCTATCTGCTCACTGGGGAAAAGTACCGACGTCAGCTCCAGCGACTCTGCAGGGGTAGGAGGCCCCAGCCCTCCAGGACTGCCTCCTCTCTGGTGCTGGTGTCCCTGCCTAAAGACAGCAGCTGCAGGTGGACAGCTGCCTCCCAGGACAGTGGCTGCCCCACCCCTTGGGCAGATAGTTTGTAA
- the P2RY4 gene encoding P2Y purinoceptor 4 isoform X2: protein MTTTKGTMASTESLLFTTLGAHSDPDNSEMELDCQFNEEFKFFLLPVTYAVVFLLGLGLNALTIWLFLFRLRPWDATATYMFHLALSDTLYVLSLPTLVYYYAARNHWPFGTGLCKFIRFLFYWNLYCSVLFLTCISVHRYLGICHPLRALRWGRPRLAGLLCLAVWLVVAGCLVPNLFFVTTSPKGDTILCHDTTRPEEFDHYVHFSSAVMGLLFGVPCLVTLVCYGRMAQRLYRPLPGATQSSSRLRSLRTIAVVLTVFAICFVPFHITRTIYYLARLLEADCRVLNIVNLVYKVTRPLASANSCLDPVLYLLTGEKYRRQLQRLCRGRRPQPSRTASSLVLVSLPKDSSCRWTAASQDSGCPTPWADSL, encoded by the coding sequence GGGGACCATGGCCAGTACAGAGTCCTTGCTGTTCACAACCTTAGGCGCCCACTCAGATCCTGACAACAGTGAGATGGAACTGGACTGCCAGTTTAACGAGGAGTTCAAGTTCTTCCTGCTGCCTGTGACCTATGCAGTTGTCTTCCTGCTGGGCCTCGGCCTCAACGCCCTGACCATCTGGCTCTTCCTCTTTCGCCTCCGACCATGGGATGCAACAGCCACCTACATGTTCCACTTAGCCCTGTCAGATACTTTGTATGTCCTATCACTGCCCACTCTTGTCTACTATTATGCAGCCCGCAACCACTGGCCCTTTGGCACTGGGCTCTGCAAGTTCATCCGTTTTCTCTTCTATTGGAACCTCTACTGCAGTGTTCTTTTCCTCACCTGCATTAGTGTGCACCGCTACCTGGGCATCTGCCACCCACTGCGGGCGCTGCGCTGGGGCCGCCCACGCCTTGCTGGCCTTCTCTGCCTGGCAGTTTGGTTGGTCGTAGCTGGCTGTCTCGTGCCCAACCTGTTCTTCGTCACCACGAGTCCCAAGGGGGACACCATCTTGTGCCACGACACCACTCGGCCTGAGGAATTTGACCATTATGTGCACTTCAGTTCGGCAGTCATGGGGCTTCTCTTTGGTGTGCCCTGCCTGGTCACTCTTGTCTGCTATGGACGCATGGCCCAGCGCCTGTATCGGCCCTTGCCAGGGGCCACCCAGTCATCTTCCCGTCTGCGCTCTCTGCGTACCATTGCTGTGGTGCTGACTGTCTTTGCTATCTGCTTTGTGCCTTTCCACATCACCCGCACAATTTATTACTTGGCAAGGCTGTTGGAAGCTGACTGCAGGGTGCTGAACATTGTCAACTTGGTCTACAAAGTGACTCGGCCTCTGGCCAGTGCCAATAGCTGCCTGGATCCTGTGCTCTATCTGCTCACTGGGGAAAAGTACCGACGTCAGCTCCAGCGACTCTGCAGGGGTAGGAGGCCCCAGCCCTCCAGGACTGCCTCCTCTCTGGTGCTGGTGTCCCTGCCTAAAGACAGCAGCTGCAGGTGGACAGCTGCCTCCCAGGACAGTGGCTGCCCCACCCCTTGGGCAGATAGTTTGTAA
- the P2RY4 gene encoding P2Y purinoceptor 4 isoform X1 produces MISQDTRRYKPHPQSRLLGYALWLPRGRVTESAGLNLKGTRGTMASTESLLFTTLGAHSDPDNSEMELDCQFNEEFKFFLLPVTYAVVFLLGLGLNALTIWLFLFRLRPWDATATYMFHLALSDTLYVLSLPTLVYYYAARNHWPFGTGLCKFIRFLFYWNLYCSVLFLTCISVHRYLGICHPLRALRWGRPRLAGLLCLAVWLVVAGCLVPNLFFVTTSPKGDTILCHDTTRPEEFDHYVHFSSAVMGLLFGVPCLVTLVCYGRMAQRLYRPLPGATQSSSRLRSLRTIAVVLTVFAICFVPFHITRTIYYLARLLEADCRVLNIVNLVYKVTRPLASANSCLDPVLYLLTGEKYRRQLQRLCRGRRPQPSRTASSLVLVSLPKDSSCRWTAASQDSGCPTPWADSL; encoded by the exons ATGATTTCCCAGGACACAAGGAGGTACAAGCCCCACCCCCAATCCCGCCTCCTTGGTTATGCCCTCTGGCTGCCAAGGGGAAGGGTGACAGAGTCAGCTGGGCTCAACCTCAAGGGGACCAG GGGGACCATGGCCAGTACAGAGTCCTTGCTGTTCACAACCTTAGGCGCCCACTCAGATCCTGACAACAGTGAGATGGAACTGGACTGCCAGTTTAACGAGGAGTTCAAGTTCTTCCTGCTGCCTGTGACCTATGCAGTTGTCTTCCTGCTGGGCCTCGGCCTCAACGCCCTGACCATCTGGCTCTTCCTCTTTCGCCTCCGACCATGGGATGCAACAGCCACCTACATGTTCCACTTAGCCCTGTCAGATACTTTGTATGTCCTATCACTGCCCACTCTTGTCTACTATTATGCAGCCCGCAACCACTGGCCCTTTGGCACTGGGCTCTGCAAGTTCATCCGTTTTCTCTTCTATTGGAACCTCTACTGCAGTGTTCTTTTCCTCACCTGCATTAGTGTGCACCGCTACCTGGGCATCTGCCACCCACTGCGGGCGCTGCGCTGGGGCCGCCCACGCCTTGCTGGCCTTCTCTGCCTGGCAGTTTGGTTGGTCGTAGCTGGCTGTCTCGTGCCCAACCTGTTCTTCGTCACCACGAGTCCCAAGGGGGACACCATCTTGTGCCACGACACCACTCGGCCTGAGGAATTTGACCATTATGTGCACTTCAGTTCGGCAGTCATGGGGCTTCTCTTTGGTGTGCCCTGCCTGGTCACTCTTGTCTGCTATGGACGCATGGCCCAGCGCCTGTATCGGCCCTTGCCAGGGGCCACCCAGTCATCTTCCCGTCTGCGCTCTCTGCGTACCATTGCTGTGGTGCTGACTGTCTTTGCTATCTGCTTTGTGCCTTTCCACATCACCCGCACAATTTATTACTTGGCAAGGCTGTTGGAAGCTGACTGCAGGGTGCTGAACATTGTCAACTTGGTCTACAAAGTGACTCGGCCTCTGGCCAGTGCCAATAGCTGCCTGGATCCTGTGCTCTATCTGCTCACTGGGGAAAAGTACCGACGTCAGCTCCAGCGACTCTGCAGGGGTAGGAGGCCCCAGCCCTCCAGGACTGCCTCCTCTCTGGTGCTGGTGTCCCTGCCTAAAGACAGCAGCTGCAGGTGGACAGCTGCCTCCCAGGACAGTGGCTGCCCCACCCCTTGGGCAGATAGTTTGTAA